One window of Fusobacterium polymorphum genomic DNA carries:
- a CDS encoding glycerol dehydratase reactivase beta/small subunit family protein, with translation MTISIREDLMKEQKNPIGINIYYNKNLTIDKRIKTILCGIEEEEIPFILIPDDEDNVKILGDRAAKSSKLGVGIGINSNEVTLYQEKLSVEKPLFECSLNSSDYILRAIGTNGARLIKGNPFIII, from the coding sequence ATGACTATCAGTATAAGAGAAGACTTAATGAAAGAACAAAAGAACCCCATAGGTATAAATATTTACTATAATAAAAACTTAACTATTGATAAGAGAATAAAAACCATTCTATGCGGAATAGAAGAAGAAGAAATACCTTTTATTTTAATTCCAGATGATGAAGATAATGTAAAAATCTTAGGAGATAGAGCAGCTAAATCATCAAAATTAGGAGTTGGTATAGGTATAAATTCAAATGAAGTAACTCTTTATCAAGAAAAATTAAGTGTTGAAAAACCTTTATTTGAATGTAGTCTAAATAGCTCTGATTATATATTGAGAGCAATAGGAACAAACGGAGCAAGGCTAATAAAAGGGAATCCATTTATAATAATTTA